In the Theobroma cacao cultivar B97-61/B2 chromosome 1, Criollo_cocoa_genome_V2, whole genome shotgun sequence genome, one interval contains:
- the LOC18610687 gene encoding GDSL esterase/lipase At5g33370: MAKRYTSYFLGAFVSVAVTLALLQAEAAAPAVYIFGDSTLDVGTNVFIPECLAKADVYFNGIDFPYSVPTGRFSNGLNTADEIVRLLGWKRSPPPFLYLLNDKSTFKQNILQGANFASGGSGIINTTGQTQFNRVISLEDQIKQFSTVRSNITNMTGSDAATDRILSKAFFLISIGSNDILEYLLNLTTPPMSIPEFNVTLLSTYENHLKTLYDLGARTFGILAVPPIGCTPFARAVFTQDGSCFEPAEQFAQAFYVEVAALLKQFSSAVQDIRYSLGNTYLMTTTMMEDMLAFGFRNIAAACCGNGTYKCNQTASFCANRDEYLFWDQFHPSQRASELAALTLFGASESLAAPMNFSQLLGVNV; the protein is encoded by the exons ATGGCAAAGAGGTATACTTCATATTTTCTTGGTGCTTTTGTGTCGGTTGCAGTAACTTTGGCCCTGCTCCAGGCTGAGGCAGCAGCACCGGCTGTTTACATATTCGGAGACTCAACTCTTGATGTTGGCACCAATGTCTTCATACCCGAGTGCCTCGCAAAGGCAGACGTCTATTTCAATGGTATCGATTTCCCTTACTCGGTGCCAACGGGGAGATTCAGCAACGGCCTTAACACTGCTGATGAAATAG TGAGACTGTTGGGTTGGAAGAGGAGTCCACCACCTTTTCTCTACCTTCTCAATGATAAGTCGACTTTCAAGCAGAATATACTCCAGGGTGCCAACTTTGCTTCTGGAGGATCGGGAATTATAAACACTACTGGACAGACACAATTC AATAGGGTTATATCCTTGGAGGACCAGATTAAACAGTTTTCAACCGTTCGTTCGAATATCACAAACATGACGGGTAGCGATGCAGCAACTGATAGGATTCTTTCGAAAGCATTCTTTCTTATCAGCATTGGAAGCAATGACATCCTTGAGTACCTGCTTAATCTTACCACACCACCAATGTCCATCCCGGAGTTCAATGTCACCCTGTTATCCACATACGAAAACCATTTAAAG ACTCTGTATGACCTTGGAGCCCGAACGTTTGGCATTTTAGCTGTTCCACCGATTGGGTGCACCCCATTTGCTCGCGCTGTTTTCACTCAAGATGGTAGCTGTTTCGAACCAGCTGAACAGTTTGCACAAGCCTTCTATGTAGAAGTAGCAGCCTTGTTAAAACAGTTTAGCTCTGCAGTCCAAGATATAAGGTATTCACTGGGGAATACGTATTTGATGACCACTACTATGATGGAAGATATGTTAGCCTTTG GTTTCAGGAACATTGCAGCAGCTTGCTGTGGAAATGGAACTTACAAATGCAATCAAACGGCCAGCTTCTGTGCAAATCGCGACGAGTACTTATTCTGGGACCAGTTTCATCCATCACAGAGAGCTTCCGAGTTGGCAGCCCTAACTCTATTTGGTGCCTCAGAATCGCTTGCGGCGCCCATGAATTTTAGTCAGTTGCTTGGGGTTAACGTTTAG
- the LOC18610688 gene encoding UPF0548 protein At2g17695, with protein MVFLCWARPSPEQQKSCINKSGTFNYDTKYKGATAKPVSCIKEDKELSKDGYLVNHARVLVGSGLQTYEKGKAALQNWRHFGLNWAFVDPKTPIQNGVKFCVCVKEFLPWVMMPLQVVYVKESKSAKTKKAVASFGFGSGTLQGHLLAGEERFSIELDENDQVWYEILSFSKPAHFLSFIGYPYVYVRQKYFAHQSANAVLNHV; from the exons ATGGTTTTCTTGTGCTGGGCTCGACCTTCTCCTGAACAACAGAAATCTTGCATTAACAA GTCAGGTACATTCAACTATGACACCAAATATAAAGGAGCTACTGCTAAGCCTGTGTCTTGCATCAAGGAAGATAAGGAGCTCTCCAAAGATGGTTATTTAGTCAATCATGCACGTGTTTTAGTTGGTTCTGGTCTCCAGACCTATGAGAAAGGCAAGGCAGCTCTGCAGAATTGGAG GcattttggattaaattggGCATTTGTTGATCCCAAGACTCCGATTCAAAATGGGGTGAAATTCTGTGTTTGTGTCAAGGAGTTTCTACCCTGGGTCATGATGCCTCTCCAAGTGGTGTATGTAAAGGAAAGCAAAAGTGCTAAGACTAAGAAGGCTGTAGCCTCCTTTGGTTTCGGTAGTGGCACCTTACAAGGTCACCTACTG GCTGGGGAAGAACGCTTTTCTATTGAGCTGGACGAGAATGACCAAGTGTGGTATGAAATACTTTCCTTCTCAAAGCCTGCTCACTTTCTATCATTTATTGGTTACCCATATGTTTACGTGAGGCAAAAGTATTTTGCTCATCAATCTGCCAATGCAGTTCTGAACCATGTATAG